DNA from Cydia pomonella isolate Wapato2018A chromosome 14, ilCydPomo1, whole genome shotgun sequence:
CGTCAGTTGGTTGGCGTCTGCAGCTGAGATAAACGGTTCTCTAAAGCTCAGGTCGTCCAGGATTACTGTTGTCATTAGAAACCGGTAGAAGTTTGTGTACCGTTCAGGAGCTTCGTTTCCATTTGCTTGGACCTGATTCAACGCAGGAGAGACGACTCTAGATGGCGCCACATCTCTGGTAGATTCCGAGTCTATTTCTTCTGTAACCTGGTTGTCAGTCTGCGACGTCACTGGAGTACTTCTGCTGCTCGGCAGTAACTCAACAAGACGTCGCTTTAGTCTTCTTCTTTTCGGCTGCGAGGTTCCTGCTTCATATTCAGAGCTCATTAGCTCTATCACATTACTCTGGTACATTTCAGAACGCTCGAACCACTTCTCAATATGACGACTGTCAGCCATTGTGACAGAATAAAAACTGAATCAGTTTAGTGATGATCTGATCGTATTTATCCTTTTTGCCAGAGGTGACTCGAGAATATCAGTatgtgtaaataatatagcACCGCTAAATATAAAGTGCAGCCGAACAATCGTCGAGCGTCGAACCGAGATACTGACGTGGGTTGTgggttttattatttaatataactgcattgtaaaaatatgataataatgCATGTGTTTGCGTGgtgattatttattatcactACTGAAGGTCATTGAAGTTTATTATGAGTTAACACATGTCCTTGGCTCGCACGAAGATACAAAgaaacataatttatattgtttgtaCAGAACTACTATTGAAAAGTCATTTGAATTGTAAATTATTGACTACATTAACATTTGCTCGACTTCTACCTGAAACAAAGAAGACAACAGTTAAGTAACGTCGCAAATATTTGCCtaactgaaccctaaaaagcttctACGTCGCATTATAACTTAGGAATGCATTGAAGAAGTTAATAGTCTAAACAAAGTTATATCCTTTATTTACAAACACGAAACCGGTTCAAGGAAAACGAACTCAAGTCATAGAGCTACGAAAAATGGATATGGTTTTCGTCTATGGTAAACTTACCGGCAGGTTCCTTAGGGTTCAAAAAATTTGCATTTCGTGAGGTTCAGGGACAacctgcaaaaaaatatatataaaaaactgtGCTCAGATTTGCCACATCCAAAATACGTCGCTCATCGTTCTTAACAAATGTTATCATCAATCTTCCACGTGTTATCATTGTTATAAATGCTAAAATATTCACAGTGTAAATTGAAAAGTTTGGGATGAGTAACTGGGGTCATTGAAACATTTGATAAGCTAATAAGCGaataattacttacttgattagACGAGATCGTAGCAGGCAGACAGGCTCCCTGATTCTGGTCCAGCAAGTATCCAAGGTTCCAGGATTGCTTCCGCTCGAAACTTCAATTACATTGTTGTTTTCATCAATGCGGGAAACTATTTCATAGACGTTATCTTCAACGATTTGTCTGCAATCGAGACCAAAGGATTTACATATAAAGAAGCTAAATTTTTAGTTTGGATAGATTTGAAATAGTACTTACGCTTCAGGGACTAGTTCAAACACAAATGGAAATCCGATAGGGTGGTTCCTTATCAACTGGACCGAAATGTTGTTTATTTGAATAACAGGACTCTCCTGTTGGCTGGTTTCTATTATCCTTCTTATTGCTTTCAAAACAAAGCTTTCCATTCCGTAAATTTGCCAGGATAGCGGCACTAAAACGTCGGGTGCGAGCTGAATGTACTCAACACAAGCAAACTGTTCTTCCATAGCAAacacaaaaaaacaaacgtccTGCTTCTACGAgctttaaatactaaataaaatctGGGAACGATATCTACTTTAGGTCATGAATAGATGTAAGAGGTGAGATACTTAATTCATGTAGTTGTGATATGTTAAGAGGCAGTTATACATTCAGATCACAACAAAGAAGATGATATGAGACTTCTTTACTTCTTTGtgtagaaaataaatttaactatCGTATTTTTTGTCAAATAGAATATACTATTCTATACTTTAAGTAAGAGACTATTCTTTTCTTACCTGAAGAAATAGATATCCTTAcatttttgtagaaaataaaatagaaaaaaaataattttaataacaataaatttattaCTTCAAACAATGTTACATACAATGTTAATACTTAtgatttcttatattttttggtTTCGCATGCGTATCTATACATTTCTTAAGCCAAAATATTGGTTagatttcataaataaaatatccatTTGATTGACATTTCCTTCGTTGTGTGACGTCCAaacaagattttttattttctatacatGGTATTAAACCCATTAATTAGATATCTCAAAAACTACGCCTTGTATCAGTCTGTACCTTGCTCCGTCCGTTTACCTCATCACAGAACAAAGACCCAGGACTTAGGTCATCAGCCAAGAAATTGTTTTAAGTCACTAACCTACCAAGTAAACACGCAATTAAGCCTATCACTTACTTATCCATAAAAACATGGACCTTAAGCTGACTGTCAATGTCATCAGGTTGATGCCTGTGGCATTAGATTACCGCGTGCGGCAATAAATCGAGCGACGCACACAATCTAAATGTAAAACAGGTTACATCGGTATTAGTTAACCGAGATCAGTTCAAGGTTTTTGTAGCGATGACTCGTTGGGTAAAtagaataagtaggtaagaCAAGACTGGTACGTCCTAAACATATCGTTATCATATGTAAACAAAGAGTTATGAATGGATTTTTCGGTGCATGACTAACAACATCGTAACCTTGGTAGTAGacgtttgtatttttgtatggtAATTAACTTGCATATTATTCAATCTTATGCAATCTTCTCAAGTACAATACGGTCGACGTCTACATTAAGATAAAACAGTTATCGTTTGCTCCCGGATTTCAATTACCGATTAATAACGTTACACCTCCCCATCTACAGGGTGATTTATAAGCTACTATTACTTAGACAGCTACgtacatgtttttattgaatgaaAGCGAGTGTTGACGCACTAACGCATCGTAAAAGATATTAACCTGTCAGttgcaaatattattataatgtttttgCTTGTACATGTTACAAAAACGAGCTTGTTTATtggacaaaataataatttgttcagttgcattttatttatatttattcggTGCGCGACGTAACCATGAAAGAAAATGGTTTTACAAATGGCGATGAGTATATAGAATCTACTGAAACTGAGGGAAATATTTTCCAATATATTTGCCGAGAGATGGTAGAGAGCTTTTGAAGATTGTGCAATCTATGCGATACAGAGATGTATTGTTTCAGTACGACGTCTATGGTAGACAAGTTACTCATGCTGCGTACCACGTGGCCTGCAAGGTTGAAGATTTGAGGATGATGGAGCTTTTGAGGAGCAATGGCGTGGAGTGCGACGAACCTGAAGAAATTCTTGACCTGACTTTGGGGTAATCAGTGACATTCTGCGGGGGAGTGTAACgtcattttgaatgataactCATGACCTATTAATAAATCTGTTATCATACACCCGCTCATATTTCACGAGCTAGCATGAAAGTCAGTCGTGTTCTAGCAGTTTAATTATAAACTCGAAATGTATCGACGAGGGATAGCCATGACCGGGTCCAGAAACGAAGAAGGAGAAAATTTGGCGCATTATTTATGTCGTATTGGAGACGCAAGCCATCTAATGTTTCTTCATGACCTAATAAATGATGGCAATAGACACTGCCTGTTGGAATACAATGAAAAGCAGCAACAATGTGTTCATATTGTTGCTATGGAACCTCTAGACGCTGTGGAGAAGATGAAGCTTTTGGCGCTTTGGGGTGCGGACCTAAATGCGAAAGAACTAAACAATGGCGACACTCCTTTGCATATTGCAGTGAAGATAAGGAATTATGAGCTGGTGGAATGGTTGTGCCAGCAGCCTAATATTAACCGGGAAGCTATGAACAAAGAATGTATGACACCATATCATTTTGCATTTGTAAACAAAGACCAGAAAATGATGGACCTGCTGAAGAAAAATGGAGCAAAGTGCAAAATCCCTTTGCAATCAGAGTCTAATTCTGCGGATGAAGACTATGAGCCGCAGAACAAGAGTGTGAAGCATATGTGACATTTTTAaagtatagtgttatttgatttaagtttatatgtaagtatttcATAATCTAATTGAtaagaatatttatttgctaTGTGAACAAACTTTAACTGTTAGATAATTTATCAAATTTTTTACTGAGTCACTAGAGCACTTTGGCAATGATTTATAACCGTTGGAATGTAAACACTGATTGACGTCAGCACACGCACCGAAATTTGAAAGACGTGTTTATTTTTGCCAGCGGTCATCGTACTTGTCACTTTCCAAAGAAAAAATAGTCTTCTTTTTCAAATTTATAAGTACGAATTAGTTCTAATGGTTTTGAAAAGctaatatgttaaaaaaaatacagactaattatgcaaatttaaaatatgcaaattttaaataatttgaaactaTTGTCAAGTCTATATAGTTCATTATCATGTATAAAGATATACATATAACTGGTTTATTGACTTTAATGCGTTATGTAAGAAGAAATAGGTCATGgacatagttataaaataacTAAGATTTCttcttaatgtatttatgttgttattatcTCAAGTTTTAAAAGCATGTCTTTGtttaaaaaactttgtaagtgTAATTACAtgttatctttatttattttttatatactacataTACTTTCTTTGTAAAAtttgttgtgtatttttgttCATACTTCTAAAAGCTATAAGAATGTACCATCTGTTCAAATATAATTCATCTTTAAAACTCTCCTTTGCTGACATTCATGCACGATTAAAATTCACCTTATACAAAGTAACAAAAGCGGTTCGTAGCTCGGTTTACTGGCTAATTTATAGCTTGGATACTATACTGAGGCCTAACCTTGTAGAGGACGAAAACTGAACGAAAGTCATGCGGTCGTTGATTCCTTTTGCCTGGAATATAAACAAACGTTGCACCAGAGTGACTTCATTCTATAAACATTCGCCGTGGAATACATTCGGGAGAAGCATAGTAACAATGGACTACTTCAATTGCATCGTGCCAAGGGCCTGGGACTCTGTTCCTGAGTTTTTCGTCGACCTGCTTGTCCATTTCTTCCTGGAAGACCATTGGAAACGCTATCACACTCTCTTCGGGCTATCATTGACCTACCAAGGTATCTCGGCGGTTTCTACGGACTACCAGGAAGATTTCGTATGGTTCAAGATTATTGATGACAATGAAGATCATCCAAACCATGAGAAGTACATGACTATTGAAGTTGCCAAGATCCAGTGATCTCACATGTGAAGTGTCCAGTGCTAGTGTTAGAGTTAAGAATTTCTCCAATTGTAAAAGTCCTAGTCCTAAGTaagttaagtttaattttaagtgGTGATGGTCTTACTTAAATTTTCTTATAAGAATTTTCCTGTTGTTTTCCTTCAATCTTTTGATGCGCACCTTCAGAAAATctctaaaaaaattaactttgcTAAGTCTCTAACTTTTGAGTTCGAAACACTTCCTTGatacgtgtttttttaataaagttctGATAACATGAGTTGTATTTTGTATACAGTGCGGAAAAATCGAATGCCACATGGATGGCAACtaccttaaatattgtaaatagcacattttgtgtaagggagactttcctttgtttttaaaaacaataaatactgcaTTTAAGGATTTATGAAAAATCGCTTGCCTCAGTCGGGACTCGAACCGGTCAAAtgtgacaaaaaataatgtgcTGTATTTTATGATGCAGATTGAAAGGGTTACTGATAAAGTTCATTTTTCtctaaataacaaatacaatcaGAATAACGGAAAGCCATGAAAATTGTAaacgaaaaattaaaacacacaatataaaacaatattcatttaataaCCTTACTAAAACCTTGCTAACTAAAGTAGTTGTTCAAAATGAGCCCCGTTTCGGCGTCTGCATACATTTAATCTTTTGAGGAATTGACTTTTCGTAGCTCGTTGCAGTGAATTGTGGTGAATATTAGTAATAGCTGCATGGACTTCGGTTTTCAATTCgcatacgttttcgtaagttcttttataaataacatcCTTCACGTATCCTCACAAAAAGTAGTCCAATGGTGTTAGATCCGGAGATCTGGCCGGCCATTTAATATTCCCTTTTGTACCGATCCATGTCTGGAAATGGTTATTTAGATATGTAGTCGATAACCTGCTGTTATGTGGTGGTGATGCTGGTGCACCGTCTTGTTGGAAAATAAAAGTGTCGTATTCTTCGGGTAGATAATTTAATGCATTTCGCAATAGGTCCAGGATTTCGAGGTATTTTACTGTATTCAGGTGTCCTTCAAATATGTGAACCATAACAACCCTGTTTTTCATTATCCCGCACCAAACGTTAAAAGAGAATCTCACCTGATTATTAGTTTCATGTGTACGCATCGGGTTTATACGGGACCAATAATGGTTATTGTGACGATTGTACATACCATTATTACTAAAGTTACTTTCATCTGACCATATTATGTAATCCAAAAAATTTTCGTCTTGAGCCAATTTTGCGTCTTGACAGAATTGAAGCCTTCGGTCAGTGTCTCCCGGAAGCAATTTTTGCACCAAACGACCTTCACGGTAACATTTATACTTGTATTTTTTGAGCACGCTTAGCACACGAGTATGATTAGTACCAAGTATTTCAGCGGCTTCTCTGCTCGATGCTTTCGGGTAGGCTTCAAAATAAGTTAAGACACTTAAGTCAAAATCGGAATAACCTATCGGCTGTTGTAGTCGCCGAAGGCGGCTCTCAAGTCTTCCA
Protein-coding regions in this window:
- the LOC133525136 gene encoding uncharacterized protein LOC133525136, giving the protein MADSRHIEKWFERSEMYQSNVIELMSSEYEAGTSQPKRRRLKRRLVELLPSSRSTPVTSQTDNQVTEEIDSESTRDVAPSRVVSPALNQVQANGNEAPERYTNFYRFLMTTVILDDLSFREPFISAADANQLTEEDLILHGVRLYLNAHQLSPQELVNLPFIPREMVTGETMKDFPFLDPFLVVLWDFDIDDVHWMLNILPWRVVDRHIRTGRSILHWIVGIGNIHQFLETTRAPLSITVKILRFLDNYFE
- the LOC133525138 gene encoding NF-kappa-B inhibitor cactus-like, which encodes MYRRGIAMTGSRNEEGENLAHYLCRIGDASHLMFLHDLINDGNRHCLLEYNEKQQQCVHIVAMEPLDAVEKMKLLALWGADLNAKELNNGDTPLHIAVKIRNYELVEWLCQQPNINREAMNKECMTPYHFAFVNKDQKMMDLLKKNGAKCKIPLQSESNSADEDYEPQNKSVKHM